The sequence ATTCTACCGAGCTTTGAATTATTGTGAAGTTTGCTCATTCAATAAAGTGCTATACCAATAAATGAAAAATTCCTTAAGGAAACATGGCATGACAGCTCTTCAATTCTAATAGACTGCAACAACGAAAATATGATAAAGCCAGACAATTTTTCTTCAGCTGAACCCAATTTTAGCTGAGAAGTACATGTTGGGAGCTTAGAAAAAGACATGGTAATCAATCAAGGCTTAAGGGTCTGATCATTTGCAGCTACAAAGCACTAGTAAATACTTGTCATTTGTAACTGCATGCCGGGCTGGAGGGTTGCTCTACAAGAATTACAAGAACAGACCATGCTTTGTCAGGCTACCGACTAGAGGGCAGAGGAGTAGAGAGCGGCTACTCACCAGATCAGTGGAGGCGTTGCCGGCTGGAGGGAGTGGAGGCGAAGGCGGGCGGGGGTCTGCCGGCTGGAGGCGGCAAGGCATGGTCGAGCAGGCGGATGGAGTGGCTTTCGTATGGAGCTACGGGATGGCGGGGCAGCTGCTGGCTGGAGGGCAGGGTGGCTACTGGCCGAAAGAAAGAGGCAGGCGAGGAGCTAGCGAtggagaggaagaaaggggACTTAGGGAGGAAAGGAGCTCACCTCACTGCTGCCAACTCGCCGCCAGTTGTCGTTGCGGCCTGCTGGCGTGGAGGCGGCGCTGCTGCCGTTGGTTTGCGCCCGTGTGGGCGGGCGGCTAGGTCACAGAGCGATCGACTGGAGCACCCATGACTTGATATATCGGCTTGGGCTGGGCCGTATCGATTTCGTGGACCAATACGTACCGGCCTAAGTATCTGATTTTGTGTATTTATTTTTGGGCGGATACTGCTCGAATACGTATCAACCGCGTATTGGATATGGTGTCCGGTGCGGATACGCGACCAAAGTGAGACCAAAATGACGTATCTGTGTTTTAGAGCTTGCTACCAGTCTAGCGCCACGCTTGtactaattttgttagtaaGAATCTTCTTAACATTAGTCATGATGATTCAGTACCATCCTTGTATCATTGTGTTCCAAGTCTATATCCAGAAATTGAAATTTGTCAGTCCAAAACCAATCGATTCTTCAAAACTGTACCACACTGCATTTCTGATTTGTGGCGCCAATTATTAGGTCATAGCTTTCTGTTTTTTTGGAGAACTTTAACAGGAACTCTGCTATATGGTTAAAGTAGAGTGCCAACTAATTGCAATGGAAAACATCCCTCCTTGGGGACTGGACTAAAGATTGCTGACCATAGTTGACTAAGGGAATTGACAACTTTGGTGACCTTAACTGTAAAATGATACTCCATTCAGTCCaaaataagtgttgttttggATTGCATGCAGTCATTTGTTTTAAACTTTgactataaattattttttatatattgagtttagatatttgaaaataatatgagtagatttgtcttaaaaaatacttttataatagtatacttttactatattttattaatatattacaacaaaaaatagtagtcaaagttataTTTTGGGGAACGTGCCAATGTCCAAAATGATACTTATTTTGGATTGGAGGGAGTAATTACtccatccattaaaaaatacaagacatattttattttgaaaagtcaatctttatatattttgaccaataattagtcaaactctaagtatatttagtgtataacattatacaactagattcatatttcaaaactCTTTCACACTATATTGATTTTATAGCCATAAACTATAAATTTTGTGAGGAAATAATGGTTAAAGTCTAACTTTGAAGACCGAGCCAAAATAAAATACGTCTGCATtcttgaacggagggagtactacATATGAAAGGAGTGCATAAATAATATGGGTCAAATCAGATTCTGCTTTTATATTATACTTTTTTTCACTATAAATCACTGTGTTTGATGATAGATACAGGAAAAGAAAACTGAAGCTTGAAGTACAAAGTAGGAAGTTATTCTATTACAGCACGAAAAGAGCAAAAGTATAACCCTACACGAAGAGTCAGAGTCACTTAGATGGTCATCCTGTCCAAACTCCGAAGTGAGGAGTGTTGTTATCAAACATATACAAAGTCAAAGTGCAACTGATAACGAAATTTGAATTTCTAGTTAGATGAAGTTAAACATTTGTCTTGTCAATTTCATTACTTTGTTTTGTTGCACCACAAATCATCAGCTATGAACTGCATCCATGAGTTGTCTTTATCAGGCTCATTTGAACCTGATGACTGTCCAACATCCCCGAAGTTCGTaggttgttcttgatttcctttAGCCTGTGATGAGCTGCACTCGCCTTGCTTATCAAATTCGCCGAACGCCACATTTTTCTTGAAAACCCGACACAGTGCATACAAGTCCTGTAAAATAACATTAATAATCAACAATAAATTGACATCATTTCTGTTTCCTTAACGATTCAGATGGGATGTATATTTGTTTTGCATGCATCACGGGAAGTAAAATGCTTCTTAAGCTTCCTATTACCCTTCACTGAATATTATACGACTGTATACTTCAAAAGTGTGTCTGGATCGTGCTTCTCCATTCTGTTGGAAACTTTTGTTGAGTTACATGTCCTGTTTGTTCAAATTACATTCCATGTTTATCACTTGTTGTCTTAAGAGAATCCCAGAGGTAGAGGATTTAGCATCAAGTGCAGCAGGAACTTAACAGTGTGCAGATTCAAAACTGATATAATGCTGCCGAAGAATTCTCTTAGAACATTAGCAATCACCCATGCCTCCAAACAGTTTTACTGTGGTACTTGCTTTGGAACCGAATTAAGTTGTCATCCATATTTTACTTCAGCTCTTGTTTAGTTCATAGAAATGCCAACTAAATTCATTTTTTAACGAAACTAATGTACATTTTTTAACAACCCTATTTTCATTTTTAGCTTTTAAATGCCCTGTGCAGTTTGATCCAATTTGCGCTAAACATGAGATCAGGCATTTTATCAGTTCTGGCTTTAAGTTTTTTACTATTAAGTAAAGTAGGAGTGGGACATGGAGAATAAAGTGTAAAGCCACCGACACAACACTGGGGCACACTGAAGGATGTGCTTTAAGGTAGCATCCGCATGCAACTGACCTAGATTATGTATACTCTGAAGTCTACATCATGAGGTGATGACGGCACCTAAACCGTGTACAATCATTGAATCATGTAGTATCATTTCATATCATCAACCAGGAATTGGATGTTAAATTTGTCTTATCAAATGGCCCAGAAAAAGTGTACCATGCCTTACCCCATTAGAGAACTGGAAAAGAAACTTCTGCCGTACTTTGTAAAGTAGCTATGGACCATGGAAGCAAGGAATACTTTATGGCTAATATTGAAGCATATGGGGAGAAAAAGGGAGAAGAACCCAAACTTTACATGCACTCCATGCATAAACAACGTAGGTTCCTCGAACCAACAATGCCCTAATTTGTTCTTCTATATGTTTCACCGTCCAATTTTTTTAGCATGATATCTTTAAAATTCTTGTGTATTTAGGGATATGGTTACCTCAGCATTACATAAATACAGAGAGCGCACATGCTTTTATATGATAATGCTGGCTAGATTTTTAATACAGTTGAATGCAAACTCAGCTTACTAAATGCAACAGAAACAACTCAATGAATCAAGGATTTTACTGATACTGATGTCTAGGGGGATGAATGAGTCACCTGAATACCCATGGTGTTCTCGCATTCGCTTTCCTCAATGCGATACTCATGCATCACCCAGTTGGTCCTGAGCCCCTGAGGAGCTCGACCCTTGTAGTAGACCAATGTCTTCTTCATACCAATTGATCTGTTCTGGTAGTTAATCCTACGATCTTTGCCAGTCGACTTCCAGTATCCTGCTCGGGTTGCGCGATTTGTGCGGCATCCATTCGGGTACTTCCTATCCCTTGGCCCAAAGAAGTACCACTCAGGATCTCTGCTAGGCAGGAATGATTTCTCTATCAAAACAAAGATATCTCAAGTTCAGTCAGGAGTGACGAGATCTCAGGATGAGCAACTAAATGGACTTGAATTTCAGGTTACCTGCCAGCTCCCAAGGCTCACATTTGTAGAGGTCTACTTCAGGGATTATGTCGAGCTCGATGCTGAGCCCATGGACCTTCCTCTTGAGGTAATAGTTCACAAGCTCCTCATCAGTTGGATGGAACCTAAAGCCAGGCGGGAGATCAGCCGGCGCCATGACCTCCCAGCTCGCTGCCTCCTTTCTTGTTGATCTTTCTCTTTGTCTTTCCCTTCCGCCTCTGGCCACTGTGCTCTTTAGCTCCTTCGTAAAATGATTCAAAGCCTGCCCTACAAGTAGCCGTGTGCCTCTTTACAGGATTCTCACACAAACTCTGGACGTCTTACAGCACCGCATCATCTTCTTTTCGactttcattttgtttttctggATAACAGACTTTTATGATATTCGTGCTACTAGATTGTGGACGGCTGTATTGGGATTCGAATGTTGTCACGGTGTTGCCCGCTTGAGCCATGGGGTATGTTCTTTTGTTCACTGAGCTTATTTTTGTGTTTCAGAAGCTTAATCTCTTTGTGTCAAGAGAAGAGGACTGAAGGCAAGGTCAGGACGCGATAGTAACATGTCTCTTGGGATCAGCATTGCAAAACAGAAAGTTTATGGAACGTAAAAAGAAAAGGTTCATATGTTGGTGATATGTTCTAGAAACGATTGTATATGCAGATTGAATCTGTAAGTGatatttaatataattaaaagTCTATTAGGGTTTATAGTCATGATGGATTTTAATGTAATTAAATAttcattagcgtgctctatataagaggagacGAGGACTGTGGGCGCATTGATTCGACCATCAAAACCCTGGCCACCACCTCTTCCTAAACTCCCTACGAAATTAACCTTAGTCGGGCGCGGTGCTAGTACACTGACGTACGGCGTTTCATCcatgtatgtgtggataccgtggaggcgctgttGCCGTTGCTATGGTGCTGATCGGCGACAAAGACACTATGATGAGAACAACTACTTCCTCTTTGTAGTCGACGAGGTGGTCGATGCGATCGACTACTTTCGCATCGTGGTCGCGAAGTTGCTCAGAGAGCTGCCTCTTCTGCATTGACGTGCACAATGTTAGATCGATCTACTCTAATTCTCTTTTCACTGCGCTACACGTCTTGTAGTAACGATCTATAATACTCTAGTCGTATGGTTTTTTGGTTGAACatggtagagtttttttttgttttatacTAGTGTAGCTTACCCATTCTCCAACATCATGTAGCCATGTGGCCTTTCAGTCTCAATGAGCTTGCATTGGTATCTGTTTAGCCATCTAGATCAGACAAAACTTTTAGCTTTAGATTCTGATAAAGGAATACTCGAGTACTATGGATCATCAATCACTTTTTTAGTCTAAGCATATATGTCTCTGGAAGCATAAGCTTGATTGTCTTCCACAGAAGGCTCCTTAAGTTTAATAATAGATAATAATAGATATGATCTAGGTCCGTTCTTCGTTAAATGAAAGATTTAAACACAATGATCACAATCTCAATTCTATACAGAGATTTTATTTGCATTGCAACCTTGGATGGGGAGAAATGTCCTATTCATCCCTTCGTAACTCGCTGCTTTTTTCTTGTTAACTTCCCCAACACTACAATGCCAACCGGCATGTAAAGAGGTCTGCAAGTATATCTGACCCAATTCTACAGGAAAAACAGGCGTCCCCTTCAGCCTTCAGATGCATGTGGTCTAAAGCTAATTTTGTTGTTAAATGTAGATTTGCAAATTACTTTCGCAGTTGATATGCCTGTCGAAATGGTGGAAAGTTCAACGGTGGTGGCAGGGTACTATTGACCTGAGAGGGGCACTATGAAGTCTGAACATTGCAGAGGCAACAAGCTCACACCGAAGTTTCACAATGAAGATGCGTATAAGGTAGACCACTGAACTTAAGTTTCGCGCAATGCTTATTGTTTCGCCAAAATCTAAAGAAAGGTATTCTTCAGCATGTGGTTATTGGAAAACTGTCGCGTTACGGCACTTCTCGGTGTTAGTGAGATACTATGCATGACCGTGTACGTCTGTaacctctccctcttctctagCTAGATCCTGAAGACTAGGGAGTTAGTTAGCTTACGGTGAGCTTATCCGCTGCCATGTTGTACTATAAATCATCAGCATCAATACAGATCACGACTTGTGTTGGCTCTCAATCCTCATTCATGGTATCAGAGGCCCTTTGGATTCATTCATGAACTCATTTGCGCCTCATTCTCCTGGAGCTTCCGCTGCCATGACCTCCAACTCTTCCCATCCATCCTCTCCAATTGTTTCTTCTGCCAGTGATCCCATCTCTGACCTTCTTCACCATGCCGCTCGACCACCTCCGCCCCCTCCACCTTTTGCTACCACATCGGCTCAGGTCCAGTCCGTCAACATACGCGCTCACGTGCCGATCATCCTCGACCTTGAGGCCTCCAACTACCCTCAATGGCCTCGATTTTTCGACACCGTTTTTGGGAAGTTTGGCTTGCTGGACCACATCGACCACCGGGGCTCTCATCTCGCTGCAATCCGGAATGGCTGATGATCGACCAGTGCATTGTGAACTGGCTCTACACACCGGCACACCTCAGATGCTGGACATCGTGATGCAGCCCGACAACACCGTCTGGCGCGCCATTGAGGGAAACTTTTGCGACAATCGCCTCACCCGCACTGTCTACATCGAAGCCGAGATGCGGAACATGTGCCAAGGCAACATGTCCATCACCCAGTACTGCACCAAGCTGAAGTGAAGATAACCAGGTGATCAACATGCTGCGTGGTTTAAACCCCAAATACCGTCACTGCATCCCTGCCTTCACTTCGAGGGAACCACTGCCCTCGTTTCTTCACGCTCGCTCCTACTTTCTCTTGGAGGAGCAGAGCATGGAGCAATCAGCGAAGATGGAGGCTGCGCAGGCCATGTTCGTTGCCCGTAAGCCCTCTAACTCGCCGACGCCTCCAGGCCCCGACGGTGGCTCCAACTCCGGCGGGGCTCGCCTGtggaccaagaagaagaaagggcgGGGCAATGCCTCGTCATCTTCCTTGACCACTACTCCGAGCTCCAGCACTGGCGGCGCCAGTACTGCGCCCCCGCTCCCTCCCTCCGTTGCAGCACCATGGCCAGGCGGCTACAACCCTTGGACGGGTCTTTTCCAGGCATGGCCCATGCCCATTCGCTTGCTTGGCTCCAGAGTTCTCGAGCCTCGTCCTGGCGCCCCGGCCCAGCAGGCGTATACGGCTCATGCGCCCTCTGCTGCTTCACCTGATGGCGCCTCCACGGTGTTCCCGCCGAGCATCGCTCTTGCCGGTAATGTCTGGGATCATATGGCACTCATCTCCACCCTAAACAACCTTGCCGCTGCCCCGGCCTCCAACAATGCGGACTGGTACTTCGATACTGGAGCTACCTCTCACATGTCTTCTAGTCCCGGTATGCTTCACTCCATTCCTCCACTGCTCATCCTCAAATTGTTGTCGGAAATGGCGATACTCTTTCTGTCACACACTCTGGTTCTTTCCTCATTCCTACAAGTTCATCTCCTCTTAGGTTACGTAATGTTCTGATCTCATCCAGGGTCCTCTCTTGTCAAGAACTTGATTTCAGTGCGTGCTTTAACCCGTGATAACCTTGTATCTG is a genomic window of Phragmites australis chromosome 17, lpPhrAust1.1, whole genome shotgun sequence containing:
- the LOC133897612 gene encoding NAC domain-containing protein 54-like — translated: MAPADLPPGFRFHPTDEELVNYYLKRKVHGLSIELDIIPEVDLYKCEPWELAEKSFLPSRDPEWYFFGPRDRKYPNGCRTNRATRAGYWKSTGKDRRINYQNRSIGMKKTLVYYKGRAPQGLRTNWVMHEYRIEESECENTMGIQDLYALCRVFKKNVAFGEFDKQGECSSSQAKGNQEQPTNFGDVGQSSGSNEPDKDNSWMQFIADDLWCNKTK